Below is a window of Myroides profundi DNA.
AGCGCTTTTTTACATTTCACAATCAAAAGCGCCCTTATATTATCTTAAAATGGGCTGAGTCTATAGATCACTTTATCGCTCCTATACAAAGAACTACTAATAGACCTTTCTGGATATCAAATACCTATTCTAAACAATTAGTACATCAATGGAGAAGTGAAGAAATGGCTTTCTTAGTAGGTACACAGACAGTTCTTAGTGATAATCCTTCTCTTACTACAAGAGATTGGTACGGCAAAAGCCCTATCCGTGTATTCATTGATAGAGTTGGCAAAATAGATAATTCCTTTAGCATTAAAGATAATAGTGTCAAAACGATCTGTATAACGGCTAAACAAGACTTACTCTCTACTGATAATCTAATCTATGAGTATGCAGATTTTAATCAACCTCTAGTACCACAGATTCTTGATATTTTATACAGACATCAGATTATGTCTGTTGTAGTAGAAGGCGGTTCTCATACACTTCAGCATTTTATTGATGCAGAGTTATGGGATGAGGCAAGAGTTTTTATTGGAAATACACCAATAGTAGAAGGCATCCCTGCTCCTCATCTTTCAGGATTTGATAAAGTAGTAAAACATCGTATTTTAGACAACGAATTAAGAAAAGTATATCGCAAATAATGGCAGAAGCAT
It encodes the following:
- the ribD gene encoding bifunctional diaminohydroxyphosphoribosylaminopyrimidine deaminase/5-amino-6-(5-phosphoribosylamino)uracil reductase RibD, which gives rise to MFKDTLLSILERHELYISRCIQLALQGTYAAMPNPSVGAVVVHNNRIIGEGFTSPYGGPHAEPNAIASVQNQELLKESTLYVSLEPCSHFGKTPPCCDLVIEKKIPKVVIGTVDPFAKVCGRGIQKMRDAGIEVIVGVLEKECQESNKRFFTFHNQKRPYIILKWAESIDHFIAPIQRTTNRPFWISNTYSKQLVHQWRSEEMAFLVGTQTVLSDNPSLTTRDWYGKSPIRVFIDRVGKIDNSFSIKDNSVKTICITAKQDLLSTDNLIYEYADFNQPLVPQILDILYRHQIMSVVVEGGSHTLQHFIDAELWDEARVFIGNTPIVEGIPAPHLSGFDKVVKHRILDNELRKVYRK